AAAAGAATAAGACGATAATTAATCACGTATGGGTGAAAGTTTTTTAGTTATTTTTATACTTAATGGATAATTTATTAGAAAAAATTCAGATGACTCCTCTTAGTATCTGAATAATCTTTTCTGCAATTACATTTGCAGCCAATGATTGAGCCTCTTTTGTTTGTGCACCAATATGAGGGGTTAAAATTACATTATCTAATTCAGCTAACTTGTTTCCAGTTGCAGGTTCTTTTTCAAAAACATCTAAAGCTGCACCTCCAAGTGTTCCATTTTTGAGTGCATCATACAATGCATCCTCATCAACTACACCACCTCTAGAAGTATTGATAATCTTTGCAGTTTTTTTCATTGTGGACATTTTTTGTGCATCAAGTAAATGGTATGTTGAATCCAATAACGGAACATGGATTGATATATAATCAGAACTTTGCAAAAGTGTATTCAAATCTGCTTTCATCAAACCAACTTCTTTTGAGAATTCTTCATCAATTGGAATTACATCATAACCAATTATGTTCATGTTAAGACCTCTTGCAAGTCTTCCTAATCTTTTTCCAATGTTACCCAAACCTATAATTCCCAAATATTTTCCACGAAGTTCTGTGCCCTTTAGTTCTTTTTTGAGCCATTGCCCATTTCTAATTGCTCTATCACCTCGGGTTGTTTGTCTTGCTAGAGAGAGCATTAATCCTAAAACTAATTCAGCTACTGCATTCATTGCTCCTTCAACGGCATTAATTACTCGAATGTTTTTTTCTTTTGCAGCTTCTTGATCTACATTATCCAGACCTACTCCGACTCTAGCAATAATTTTACAATTCTCAGCTTTTTCAATCATTTCTTTGGTGATTGTAGTTCTGCTTCTCACTATTACAATATTGAAATTTGAAATTTTTTCAAGAATTTGTTCTTTAGTTATCTCTGGCTCATATGAAACCTTTAATCCATTATCAACTAGAATTTTGTTCAGAATTGGATCAACTTCATCACATATCAGTACAGAATCATCAAAGCCCATAAAATAGAAAAATGATCTACGGAATATAATTCATTATAGTAAAAAATAGAAAAAGATTGAGTTTAGTACCAATCTAAGGTACTGGTGGTAATGTTGGTATTACTTCCCATAAAGGAATCATACCTGCATCTTTCATTTCAGAAGCTACTTCATCAGTGTAAAGACCATGAATGTTTACTGCTGGATGTGCAATGCTGTTTTTACCCATTGGTGGGACTGCATCGCTTGGATTGCCCAATGCATAAGCATATGAGGCTACTGGTGCTGGAATTACTCCTGCATCAACTAGTCTTGGGTTTAATCCAAATGGATCACCTGCTACAAAGACTGTAGCTGCGCCAGTGTAAATTGCTGCATAGTCATGATTTACTGCTGCGTATGCACCTGGTTCATCAAAGACCAAGTCAACAATCATGTTTTGTGAGCCACCGAGTAACCATGTTTCAGTTGCTGCGGATTGTACTCTATTGCCTTGTGTAACTCTATCCAAGATTTCTCCAACAATGTGGAAGAATACTGGTTCGTTACCATGGTTTTCAACAAAGATTCTCACGTGTTGATCATTTTCAACAAACAAGAGTTGTGATTGGTATTGCTTGTGTTCAAGTCCATTCCATGGTTGTGCAACAAAGATGTTCTTGTTTGCATCACCTTTTACAAGAATGTTATGTAACATATTTGGTACATAACCAAATTGCATTCCGTTAACAACTGTTGCAGTGTTATGATGTTGGAACATTGCTCCTGCATCATAATTGCCTTCAGGTGTTAGATACAATTGATTGTATTGGAGTTGGAACTCTAATGCATCTGCATTGTAGAACTTTCTGTCTAGTTTTACTTTGTTGTCAACTACTTTTGTTTTCTCCACCATTAGTTTCTTGTATCCATCGATTGGATCAACTATTGCAATTCCGTACATGCCGGAAAGAACGTGTTGGTCCATACCAATTAATTTAACACCAGAACAATGGTATTTGAAAACACCAGCAGCTTCAGCAATGTAACAATACTGGCTAGTTTCGCCAGGATTAACAGACTCGAAAGCTCCTGCAGAGATTTGTGATGCATGCATGTCGTTACCGTGTCCAGTAACTTCATCAGCTGGAATTGAAAGTGTCATTTTGACAACATCGCCTTGTGTAACTCTTAGGGTTGGTCCTGGGACTTGTCCACTAAAGGTCATGGCATTGTATGTTTTTCCTCCCATGATTGGAAGTGTAACACTCTCACCAGTTAGATTAAACTCAACGACTTTGCGTCCAGAATCTTCTAGTGCTCCACAATCAGTTTCTGCGAATGCTTCAGGCATTACAAGCTGTAAACCGCCCATTTGATGGATTTTCTCAATTACATCGACATCCATTTTGTTGATATCGAGTGATTGTCCAGCAATTTGGGTTTGTGTGTATGTGCTTCCGAATAAGGTTGCTCCCATTACAGCTACTGCTGCAATTGTAAAGAGCATACTAACGCGCTTATTCATTATGCACCGTGAACTACGATTCCTATATAATAATTACCCTGAACCATGTTGTGAATTTATGAAAATCTCCCAAAAAGAATGAATAAATGGCTTTCATACAACAAAGTCTACATGAAATTCAGATTAGATCAAGACTCGCTTGGCAAGGTCAAAATCCCATCTGACGCATACTATGGTGCATTTACTGGAAGAGCAATAAAGCAATATCATGTGACTGGAAACAAAAGCCATGAAAATCTGATAAAGTCATTTGTAATGATAAAAAGATCTGCTGCAGTTGCAAATATGAAAACAAAGGCAATTGATGTAAAGAGAGGCAAAGCAATAGTTTCGGCTTGTGATAAGATACTTGGAGGAAAATTTGTTGATCAGTTTGTAGTCGATATGATAAATTCTGGAGCTGGAACAGCATTTAACATGAATTCAAACGAAGTCATTTCAAATGTTGCATTGGAGATTTTGCATAAAAAGAAAGGACAGTATGAATTCTTACACCCTAATGATCATGTAAACATGTCACAATCAAGTAACGATACTTATCCAACTGCGATGCATGTTGCAATTTTGATGAATCTCAAAGATACAATTCCGGCAATAGATATTTTGATAAAGTCACTTTCAAAGAAAGCAAAACAATTCTCATCATTTAAAAAAATTGGAAGAACCCACCTAATGGATGCTTTACCAGTTACATTAGGAAGTGAGTTTGAAGCTTATGTTACATCAATTACTAAAGCAAGAAATGAGATTGCTGCGGCTCAAAAAGAATTACAAAATGTTGCACTAGGTGGAACAGCGGTTGGTTCTGGCGCAAATACACCAAAAGGGTACAGAAAAATTGCAATAACAGAATTATCAAAAATTTCTAAGCTTTCACTCAGACCAGAAAAAGATATGCAGCATGGACTACAAAGTAAATTTGCTGTTGCAAATCTATCAAGTTCGTTGAGAAACTTGGCATTAGAGATTGGCAAGATTGCAAATGACATTAGATTAATGGCATCAGGTCCCATAGCAGGATTAGCTGAGATTGGAATTCCTGCAGTTCATGCAGGTTCATCAATTATGCCAGGAAAAGTAAACCCATCCTTAGCAGAGTGCATGAACATGGTTTGCTTTAACATAATTGGAAATGATACTGCAGTTGCATATGCAGCACAAGGAGGACAATTTGAGTTAAATGTCATGTTGCCTGGAATGTTAAAGTGCATGTTAGAATCAACAGATATGCTCAAGAACTTTTTACCGATATTTTCTGCAAATCTTATTGATGGTCTCACTGCCAACAAAAGCAAACTACGTGAAGATATTGAAAATAGTCCAGTAATTGTTACATTACTTACTCCAAAAATTGGTTATCTAAAATCTGCTGAACTATTCAAAGAATCACTAAAAACAGGGAAGACGATTAGAGAATTAGTTGTTTCAAAGAAATTAATGAGTAACAAAGAAATCGATGCTCTCTTTGGATAGATAATGGCAAAAATATTTGTAGAAGCATATGGATGCTCGGCTAGTTTTGCAGATTCAGAAATGATTTCAGGACTAATACTAAATGGAGGACATTCATTAGTCGAAGATTCATCAGAGTCAGATCTTAACATTGTTGTAACATGTTCAGTCAAAGATGCAACTGCCAATAAAATGATTCATAGAATAAAATCACTTAATTCAAAACCACTAGTTGTTGCCGGATGTCTTCCAAAGGCAGAAAAGAATACAGTAGAGAAATTCTCGGAAAATGCCAGTTTACTAGGACCAAATTCACTAGGTAAAACTCTACAGGTAATTAATTCAGCACTAAGTGGAAAAAAGCAAATAGCATTAGAGGATTCAGATCTATCCAAAGTAGGACTTCCCAAAGTCAGACTAAATCCAGCAGTTGGAATTGTAGAGATTGCAAGTGGGTGTATGAGTGAATGTACATTTTGCCAAACCAAATTATCAAAAGGGGATCTTTCTAGTTACAGATTAGGAGATATTGTAAGACAAGTTAAAACTGAAATTAAAGAGGGTTGTAAGGAAGTATGGTTAACAT
The window above is part of the Nitrosopumilus sp. genome. Proteins encoded here:
- a CDS encoding aspartate ammonia-lyase, which codes for MKFRLDQDSLGKVKIPSDAYYGAFTGRAIKQYHVTGNKSHENLIKSFVMIKRSAAVANMKTKAIDVKRGKAIVSACDKILGGKFVDQFVVDMINSGAGTAFNMNSNEVISNVALEILHKKKGQYEFLHPNDHVNMSQSSNDTYPTAMHVAILMNLKDTIPAIDILIKSLSKKAKQFSSFKKIGRTHLMDALPVTLGSEFEAYVTSITKARNEIAAAQKELQNVALGGTAVGSGANTPKGYRKIAITELSKISKLSLRPEKDMQHGLQSKFAVANLSSSLRNLALEIGKIANDIRLMASGPIAGLAEIGIPAVHAGSSIMPGKVNPSLAECMNMVCFNIIGNDTAVAYAAQGGQFELNVMLPGMLKCMLESTDMLKNFLPIFSANLIDGLTANKSKLREDIENSPVIVTLLTPKIGYLKSAELFKESLKTGKTIRELVVSKKLMSNKEIDALFG
- a CDS encoding multicopper oxidase domain-containing protein; the encoded protein is MLFTIAAVAVMGATLFGSTYTQTQIAGQSLDINKMDVDVIEKIHQMGGLQLVMPEAFAETDCGALEDSGRKVVEFNLTGESVTLPIMGGKTYNAMTFSGQVPGPTLRVTQGDVVKMTLSIPADEVTGHGNDMHASQISAGAFESVNPGETSQYCYIAEAAGVFKYHCSGVKLIGMDQHVLSGMYGIAIVDPIDGYKKLMVEKTKVVDNKVKLDRKFYNADALEFQLQYNQLYLTPEGNYDAGAMFQHHNTATVVNGMQFGYVPNMLHNILVKGDANKNIFVAQPWNGLEHKQYQSQLLFVENDQHVRIFVENHGNEPVFFHIVGEILDRVTQGNRVQSAATETWLLGGSQNMIVDLVFDEPGAYAAVNHDYAAIYTGAATVFVAGDPFGLNPRLVDAGVIPAPVASYAYALGNPSDAVPPMGKNSIAHPAVNIHGLYTDEVASEMKDAGMIPLWEVIPTLPPVP
- a CDS encoding D-2-hydroxyacid dehydrogenase, with amino-acid sequence MGFDDSVLICDEVDPILNKILVDNGLKVSYEPEITKEQILEKISNFNIVIVRSRTTITKEMIEKAENCKIIARVGVGLDNVDQEAAKEKNIRVINAVEGAMNAVAELVLGLMLSLARQTTRGDRAIRNGQWLKKELKGTELRGKYLGIIGLGNIGKRLGRLARGLNMNIIGYDVIPIDEEFSKEVGLMKADLNTLLQSSDYISIHVPLLDSTYHLLDAQKMSTMKKTAKIINTSRGGVVDEDALYDALKNGTLGGAALDVFEKEPATGNKLAELDNVILTPHIGAQTKEAQSLAANVIAEKIIQILRGVI